One Narcine bancroftii isolate sNarBan1 chromosome 3, sNarBan1.hap1, whole genome shotgun sequence DNA window includes the following coding sequences:
- the pet100 gene encoding protein PET100 homolog, mitochondrial isoform X3, with the protein MAACATEGLFLLWTGRLCKMFLYLSFPVTVFWVSNQADYFEEYVIKRKREIYPPEEKMHQDIPVGPNQHQKAGGLHHRGC; encoded by the exons atggctgcatgcgcgacggaaggcttgtttcttctctggacgggacggctttgtaag ATGTTCCTCTATCTGTCATTTCCTGTGACAGTCTTTTGGGTCTCAAATCAAGCAGATTACTTCGAGGAATATGTAATCAAAAGAAAG AGAGAAATCTACCCACCGGAAGAGAAGATGCAT CAGGATATACCTGTTGGACCTAACCAACATCAGAAAGCAGGAGGTCTGCATCACAGAGGTTGCTAG
- the pet100 gene encoding protein PET100 homolog, mitochondrial isoform X1 — protein sequence MAACATEGLFLLWTGRLCKMFLYLSFPVTVFWVSNQADYFEEYVIKRKREIYPPEEKMHRKELEDFKERMREKRQQKLLRQAETQKVEE from the exons atggctgcatgcgcgacggaaggcttgtttcttctctggacgggacggctttgtaag ATGTTCCTCTATCTGTCATTTCCTGTGACAGTCTTTTGGGTCTCAAATCAAGCAGATTACTTCGAGGAATATGTAATCAAAAGAAAG AGAGAAATCTACCCACCGGAAGAGAAGATGCAT CGAAAAGAACTGGAAGATTTCAAGGAACGGATGAGAGAAAAGCGGCAACAGAAACTCTTGCGTCAAGCAGAAACCCAAAAGGTTGAAGAATAG
- the pet100 gene encoding protein PET100 homolog, mitochondrial isoform X4 codes for MLSNVPGLIHRRENFLKTFSHYSELVLLDVPLSVISCDSLLGLKSSRLLRGICNQKKERNLPTGREDASGYTCWT; via the exons ATGCTTTCAAATGTTCCAGGGCTCATCCATCGgagagaaaattttttaaaaacttttagccATTACTCCGAACTCGTACTGTTGG ATGTTCCTCTATCTGTCATTTCCTGTGACAGTCTTTTGGGTCTCAAATCAAGCAGATTACTTCGAGGAATATGTAATCAAAAGAAAG AGAGAAATCTACCCACCGGAAGAGAAGATGCAT CAGGATATACCTGTTGGACCTAA